The Rhea pennata isolate bPtePen1 chromosome 5, bPtePen1.pri, whole genome shotgun sequence nucleotide sequence CCAGAAGAGGTATGTAATTGTTTCCTGtgcttttgatttctgtttcataGAAAAGCTGTATAgcatttaaattacatttcatcATCAAATGACTTTGAAAGTTTATATCTTTCAACTAGTGAAAAAAGCTAGGGAGCAATTTTGAGTGGCTATAGGTATCCAGCATAAAGCTTCCAAGTGAGAGACGAAGGGaaatagcagaagaaagggaaatagcTTATCTGTAGTTTAGTTCTTCTACAGATGTTGAAAGGTGATGATAAATAGATTGTTTTTGCACCTGAACAGTCTTATTTACCAGGGaaacccccccccacacacacacacgcacactctCTCCAAATCTTTCCCGCTCGCTCTTCTCCCCATGCTTTTGACATCTTAGGTCACCAGTTACAAAGTATGAGCTAGGACCTCTTGAGGTCCATGTTGTCTTTTCATTATATATACGCACAGGGAATCTTCCTGTTCTCACTGTTAGTATTAGCCGCTTATTGCaattctgtgtattttgttcTCTGATCTGTCAGTGGAGGTTCTTGTGCCTTGACAATCAGAATTCTGATGGATGATATCTTTAGGGACATGGAGGTTGTCCACCTGCAGTCTAGTTCTGCGAAGGTAGAATTCTgttgaaattattattattattattattttacatacCTGCCTTCCCTGCATTGTTGTGAATCATAGAAACACAGATCTGCAAAGCTCTGGCTGTTAAATCCAGTCCTCTGCATTGCAGGGAGCTCTGTCATATAgtcatttgcaaaaaaattatACTCTGGGTAAGATTAGTTACATGGTTTTTTGCTGCCCCAGAACAGAGACTGTTTCAGAATCTCATAATTCTGTTGGTTAAAAGTTTACTATCCTGCTTCTGCTTAAGTATGctggcagaaaaacaaaagatttaaaCTAGCTCTGGAGCATTTTCTAGCTGCTAGGAATTTTACTCCTCTGCCCCTCATGTCTCCATTTAACTTTTGCTTTGATGgactaaaaaaaatctttgcctCCCACGACAGATTCTTTGTTCTCCTGATCTACTCTACGTCTATTCTAGTAAGATGTTTCTCGATTATAGATAGTCAGAATCATTCTGACTAAGGTCCTGTCACTGTCAGCTGTTCATTCTGAATTGCTTGAACAATGCAAGGAGTTTCAGTTAACAGAACTGACAGAAATGTTAGGCGGACAGGCTCTTAACCTTTCTGGGATGTCATTTGATTTCCATTAGAGGATTACACTTCTGTCTTTTGCTGCCCGAAGTGTTTctagaatttctttaaaaatatgggTTCAGATAGTCTTTTATTGATGAACTGGGTTTCAAGGCCAAAGAATCTTCATGGGGAGGGAATTAAAGTTGAAGAAcattgtttagatttttttaaaaaagtcttagATTCtaatcagctttttttcccttccacttACGTGATCTGCAAATGGACCACATTCGGCAAGACATGAGCCATCTGTTAATAATGGAGGCTAGGAAGAAACTTTCTTATGTGAACTTTGTTAGGTAATTATCCATTACAAGGCTTCTTGCAAAGCATCTGGCTCTGGCCACTGCTGGAAAGAGGATACTGATCTAGATGGACCACTGGTCTGATCTGGTATGGAAATTCCTAAGTTCCTATTTAAAGTTGTAGTTTCTTATTAGATAATTAAGACAAATACCTCCAAGAATCTCCTATGAGATTCTACATTTGTAAAAACAGCTTCTGACCGCTTTCCTTACAACAATCTCCACTGCAAGTCTAGACTTCCCAAGGCACTATATCACAAATACCGCACCCTCTGGGAGAAGTAGCTTGGAATAGTTCCAGAATTCAACAGAATTTGCTTCCTAGTCAGAGTTAACTCCTGCTTAACAGGTTTTACTGTAGCTGATGCCAGGTCAGTGAGAGAGAAGGGGGAGCAGTTAGTTGCAGGGTTTTGTCTTGTTTACTTTCAGCACCTCAGCTTTTCACATTCTTTACGGCTGAGCATAATCGAAGCAATTCCTGGTTTTCCAGTAATCATGCAAAGTGGTAGTCTTTCCTTTGTATTTGTATCTGGAAACTTTATGGTAACAGTGATAGCTAGGTTTGAAACCATATTATAGAGTATCTGTGTGGCTTAGAAATAGGtctgataactttttttttttttaacttaaaggaaaaaaaaaatcctccacatttcaaaaacaatgcAGTCTGTGGTATAGGCCCAGGTATTTGTCCCTGTCCAGCTGATTGGTAGAACTTCAGAAGATATTCTGGTTGCTTTTGTCAAGGTTAACCAGAGAGGTATAACATGACTGATAGAGTTCATTGGAACAAAGTAAGAAGAAGGGTAAACTGAGCAAGCAGACAGTAGACCATATTTGGCTGTAGTAGTAGGTGTTTGTAAACATAATTTGAAGAAATGGATAGTAGTTCAATAGACTTAGTATTTACTgcataataaaatacttttattactTCATACTCTGTGTATTTCATGGGAGGAATCAAAGGATGAAATGGTTATATGTGCTagttttaagactttttttttccataaagacTTTTTGTGAGAGTGACTATTAAGACATCTCAGAGAGCCCTCAGAAAGTAAACTTTTTTGCTGCATAAAGAGGGTATATACAACTAGGCCCTGAGGCTTGAGGTTAAATGAGGCATAGTCACCTAATGCCTGTATATGCCTGTATATGATTCTATTTTGGGTCgtattttttttagtctttttaattactgtttggAGCCTTCTGTTTCCCTTTCCCTGCAGATGACCTGCTCAGAACACTGTctacagaagtatttaaaaatgacacAAAGGATCTCTATGCGATTTCAAGAGTACCATATTCAGCAGAATGAAGCTCTGGCAGCTAAAGCAGGACTGCTCGGCCAGCCTCGTTAGACAAGAGTACTGTTTTCAGACTTTATAAGCAGTGCCAATGTTCATTGGACAAGAACACATTTTGGATTTTCTACTGTCAGGATGCATGTCCAGCAACTCAGAAGAGTTCTAGATGCTATTTGGAAGACGGAAACCAGAAGGGGTTACATAAGAAGTTAGTAATGGTTAACTGGCAATGGAGTCTGTTTCTGAGGTCCTTTTTCTTGTACAATTGAATAATACTGCTACAAACTTTTCCAGGGCCCACAGACTGGCATGTTTAGATTTCAGggatttatattttgtttcttctgctgtttcagaCACAAAAAAGTGTAACATGAAAGTACATACATAAATGTCTTGacactttttttatttaattcaagtaaaataaatggGAACTATACAGGTGTATGTATGTTCTTTccaatgatttcatttttaggaCACTACTTGAGAGCCATGTTTCAAGTTTGCTGCAGTTTCATTCATCCTCACCTCCTGCAGAGTCTTGTTCATTCATTGCTGCTTTGAGTTACTGATAGATCGAAGTTAATGACTTTGTTTCAGCATCTAGGGATGTGTGTGTCGTTTCTCTTCATTTAGGAACAACTTCAGTTCTCTCACTACCAGCTGCCCTCTCAGGCCTTCAGGATCATTCTGAGTCTCCTAGAGTGCTGCACAGTACAGTGCCTTGCTGCTGTACTACAAGGCAAGGGTAATGTGAGACAGCTGCTATAACTATGGAGTTGGGGTAGGCAGAGATGCTACCTGCTTACCCCTGGGTTATATTTGGCTCATACTTGACCAAGTCATTCATAAGTGACATGAGTGCATCATAAGCACCCGCCTACTCTCAAGGCAatttctccttgtttcttttGGGGAACACTGGAGGTCTTCCAAACCCAACTTCATTGCTTGATGAAAGTAAGATGCATTCCTTCAGTAACATTAGGCTTGCTGgcaattttctcctttaattgCACGAATGTCAAAGGAAAGTTTGAAGTATGCAAAAAATGATATCTTTTTTGTTGCTAGATGAGTATGAAGACACGTTTGTGAAACTAACTGTTACagtgtggtttttgttttggtgtATAAAGGACACTACTCCCTTGAGAAGATCTTAATAGGTGAAACAGTAGTCAGATTGTTAGTACAGTAGAATGATGGTACCTTgccatttcattatttaatatttgtgtTCTGGAGTGAAGagtaaaggaaaaattaagaaaaaaaaaaaaaaggccactgCACTTTATTCATTAATAATGACTGTAATGTCCTGGTAGCTAACAGGCACATACTATTTTAATTCGAACTAATCAAACACAGTGAACAAATGGAATTGAACAGCTGGATTAGTATGTAGATTTTGAGATTGCAGGAGACTAAATCTGATAGTTGTTTTAAGTCAGTTGTCAGGTTCTGATGTTAGGTACAAAGGCAACAAAAATGAGCTTAATTTGCCCTTTTAATAGTCTTTCCTGTTAAAGGTTGCTCTTTACTGCTCATCTGTTGCTTAAACAATTGCCTGCTGATGGCTACAACTACACCTGCAATGCTGCTTTTGGAACCAGAATTCCAAAACGTAGAAAATCAATGACAACTGTTAAAATGAGCTGAATGCAATGTCTTAATCTGTAAAACAACATCCTGTACAAAccattttttttgcctaaaataAGCTAACTGCAGATTCATTGTGAATTTAATCATTACTGATGAAACAGTTGTGCTTAGTATGTGTAAAGCACACAGTTCTCTATAAGATCATACAAAAGAATATAAGAGCATATACTTGTGTGACAGTTAGTGTTCTCTGCAGAAGACCTGCAGTAGTTGATATGATCCTGCACATGCTGAAATATTTAGTAATGTGTTTCCAGACTCTTCTTTTAGGGCCCTGCAAgaaactttatatttttttgattGTAATTTTATAGATGGCTTCatgatgttttatttatgttaagagttctccctcctcccccaaaaaaaatcttagttttttttaacaagttgTCTATAAGCAAAATAtgtctctgcctttttttttccccaatgagAGGGTAGTAGACAAACATCTGCAGAATGTTTCATATAGtcacaaaatagatttttgttaaCTTTATTGGgccttaaaaatactttaagtaGATAATGTCCTCTCCTTAGAGTGCAATAAATGTTACTGTTCATCTTAATATACAATGGTAGCTggagacttattttttttatattattgaCCACAGGCAAAGTCTGAGTTCATACCCTAAGTCTCTAGAGCATTATGCTAACGAGCAGCAGCAATGTCAGTCATAACTGTTTTGGGATTAACTATCTTTATCCCCTCACATCTGCTCTGGTGGAAGATGCTTCTGGGGCTGCTGGAAAGCTATACCCTTAATTATAACATTATAGACAGAGTAGCATTGAAGTAGGTTATATTAATCTTCAGTGCATTCATTCAAGGCTGTGGTGCTATTTGCCTTCAGGAAGTGTGTGTACCTGCACTGTAGTAGGCTATGCCTAAAAGAGGAGCAGAGCTCTCAAGAGGAACAACAGTTCAGCAAGTGAGGTGTGTAAAGACTCAGACAATTAagaagttttgtttcaaaaaagcaaaatgaatttatttgggtgcctaaactgaaaataaaaatataaccaACTGTAACTTACCTTCCTTAGATCATCATTTTAAGACTTACAGTCTGAACATTCCATACACTTCTTCAGTGtttcatgattttttccccACGTGCTTTGTAGAAACCCCAGAAAACACACAAGGGAAAAGAGCCTTACTACCATTTTTGTTGATGACTTCTTTAAAATTGCATTGATagttcaagttttttttttattattttttattttaagagaagtGCACTGGAGTACTGAGTTTAGTCttgtttgtgcttttattttcagttgtgaGCTGCTGACAACCTGGAAGCGAGCAGTACATCCTTGCTTGGGCATTGTCTAACTGTGACAAAAATTATCACCTCAACTCTGAAGAGTTTACAGTTTGTTACACTGAAGAACAGGTGTGTGAAGCAGACAGAGAAGCTTAATGAAGTAGTTCTGGTCAGTGTGGAAAAATATTCATGGCAATCTGGATACTGATATATAGAtattatatatactttttttttcccctgccccTGACCAGAAGGATTTCTGGCTCTTTCACCAGAGGAGTTTAAAGACACTTCTCTAATGCTTCCAAGGGAGAAGATGCAAAGGTATTccctgagaaatattttaactggACAACTGCAACTGCTGCTATTTGCAGAATAAAGGCAGGAGGTGAAATCTTGTTGCCATGCAAGTCGACCGTAAATAGCATTGAAGATGAAAGACTACAGAACAGCCATAGCAGGAGGCCTGTCTACGTGCTTTGGTGGTGGTAGTAGCTTCTCTGTAGCGTTTTGCTTCCAGCAGCAGTTTGGAAAATGGTTTCCCaccttgctgttttctttgctaCTCTAACTCTTGACAATCTGGGCTGCGGATGGCTGTTCAAACCCCGACTGCAGCGCAGCGTTGCAGGCTGTACAGTGTGGAGTACCTGTCACTTGTATGGgatgctgctctgcttgctgctgttTAAAGCTGCCACAGCTCGTCACAAAAATCTGTTCATGTACTTTTCTAAGGTAGAAGCAGTAAATAGGTTCTTATAGCCTCATTTATGTGTTTTGTACTATATATCCAACTGCTTTATCCTACATAGCTCATCCCTTGTTACCTTGGAGATAGCTAAGCACTAACTCTAACTTGGCCTAAAATGGTAAAGGCTAAAAAGGAGCCCAAATAAGGCAGCAAGTCTCCAATgtcctgtatttttaatacattaacaTGCTAATGATGTCCAGATTGCTACAGTTAGACCACAGATGTTACGCCCTGTTATGAATAATGAACCCGTTTTAAGGtcttatggatttttttaaagcagtccTTTTTGTTAAACATTAAAGGTAACTCAAAATTAATCCATCTTCGACCGTATCTTAGTGTGCAAAACAAGTAGAAAGGATTCTGAATTCAGAACAGGAACTGAAGAGTTTAAGTGATGAGACTGGAGGACATTTATGCCTTTTGGGCAAAGTTGCTTTGGGCTGAGGAGAGAAGgatgaaaaatcagttttcccTCATGTTTCAGTGCTTGAGGATTTGAGGGTAGAAagatgtttaaatatttattaagacAGATTTCATGTTCTAAAGGTTAAGCAAGGGTTGGCAGGAGCTAGTTAATAAATTACTTTTAGGCTCCCCAGTTTCCCTtgacttcagttttaaaattttcttaacCCACTGTTATCCAGGGAAAACATGCACTCTTAAAAACCAATTATATGTCACTTTTCCCTCCCCTTGCTCACAGAACAAATGGGTGGAATGGGAATGTGTCACTGGAGGTATGAACATCAAGTTGGTATCTGCTACCCTGAAATGGAACTGACTAAAGAAACACCATTACttctgcaggagctgcatgCTTGTATTAACTGTAGTTTGTTTACAGGCGTAGCTGTTAATTGTGAACATTTCAAAGCTacttaaaatcaaaaataagttgctttgcttttggaagaagGGATGGAGTCCCTGGCTTTGACCTTTGACTCACCAGTTTTGTTATAGTTCCATTCCATTGCAAAAAAACCTTGcattcttttttacattttatactGGTATAAGTAACCTAAGAAAGataatacaaatacattttagctTGTAAATCACATCAATGCAACTGAAACATTAAGCTGATGCAAAATGGCATAATAGCAACAATTAAATTTTTATCAGAGTTAATTTGATTTGCTGAGCTTTAACTTCCCTTTGGTTCTTTGGAGAGTTGTTTGCATGTCCTGATGGCTCAAAACATGTTGTTTAGGAAATAGCAACCTGCAAGATACTGTCAACGGGACTTGTGCGTTGGGAATGATCCTTGTCTCGCTACATTAATAGAAAGTGTTCCAGTTCCTCATGCCCTTTATAGTAGCAGGTACTGGCAAACGGGTGCAGCTGCTGTTTCATCACAGTAAGATTTGTCACAGCGCTatattctcaaaaatatttaattggcaagacaaaatcattattttcatagTGCCTGAATGGGTGTCCACTGTGAAGGCTGGGAATGTCTCCAAAAGCAGGCAAGGTTACAAGTTTTTTCTTACAGTCACCAGCTTTTGGatgtggaaaagagaaagtgcTTATCGTTTAAGAGTACAATGACTTTGCCAAACCTACTTTTCTGTCAGTTCTGCCCAGTCAAAACTTCATGAACCTGAAGACGAGCTCTTGGAATACTTATAAATTTGCTGAATTGAAGCCTTATCTTTAGATTCAACCATGTATTAGACTTGACTTAAAAGCATGACTTTCAAGCATTGACTTGACATATAATTAGTTTTAACTAATgcttcatttaaattatttccagtattttacCTCACAAGCGTCTCTTACAGATGTTCAAAGGTACCAACCTGAAAAAGGCTAGCTTTATGTGCGGATTTCCTGCCTAGAGCCAGCAGCTGGCCCTTCTGGTATTCACAAAATGCTCATTCAATTGCAACCCACTTCTGTGGGTAACAATAACTGTGTATTTCTGCTCAAGGTCCATCTGTATGGGCTTAGCTTTTTATCACTAATCATGTGCCTAACTGCCTAACTTCTAATAGCAGCCAGCATCTAACTTGTGCCTAAATGCAGTAGGATTCTGCCACCGAGCTTGTCTGGTGTGTGCTTGTGGCTCACCTGCTACACGTGGGCTATAGATGCAGACGGTTATTCTGCTGTCCCAGTGATGAGTGCATTGGGCTGTGGGAGATCCAAGGTCAAAGTCCTTTTTGTGCTCAAAGGAACCTAATCCatgtttctctcttccattcAGAATAACCTCACCCCCATGAGGCAGCTCAATCTGCAGTCTGCTCTACCTCTCCTCTTGAGTAGCTACAACTTCATGATATAAAGAAATACACTATCAAAGAcgaccaaaaggaaaaaaaaaagagagagagagactacaAGCTTAGTCTCTGGTTCCTAGTTGAAAGGCAACAGTgcttttgggaaagaaaaaaaaaaaaaaaaaaaaaaaacagaagcaacacTGATGGAAGGATTGGGGGTGGAAAGGGAGTGGGCCTCACAACGTGGTGGGACTCCTCAGTGGAACACGCCCTGTCCTGGGGAGGTAACACTGAGAAAGCTGTGGGAAAAGTGACTCAGAACTGAGACTGGGGACACGGGAAGAGCGGGCAACAACCACGCAGCCTGCTTAAAACTGGTTTGATGCCACTGGGCTAAAGAACAGATTCTCATTTGGCCGTGACATTCACTGCAACAGAGAGAGACGGATCCTGCAGGAGCTTGTGTCAGGGCCCTACgcctctgggagcagcagcggggctgcggggggcagTGCCCAGCGATGGCCACACGTGCTGCACCGCTGCTGCCTCTCAGGCCCCTTTTGCCCCTGCTGTGAGCGGCTCCTGCGCCCAGCTCCTCCGTAGGAGATGGCAGCGGTGCAGCCTGCTCCCTGCATCCCTCCGAAGCACCCCCCAAGGTAGGGGCAAGGCCAGGGACCGAGGCCCAGGCAGGGGGTGAGCCTGCAGAAAAGGCtagggccgggccggggggtgGAGGAGGGCCCACGTCTGGCCCCCTCTCTTTGAACCAAAGCTGGAGGTGCCAAAACAAGATGCTGCCCCAAGCTGAGAGAAACTATGCGCTCCTCCTACAGCCAAGGGTTTTCTTTCTTAGCTCTCAGTAAAGCAGGGGCAAGATTCCTGCAATTAACAGACatagagagaaagaacagaaaaaaacccatcaaGACATAGGTTTATTATAGCATTTTACTGCCTTCGAGGTACACACAGGGAGAACATTTTGGAGAGGGAACTGAAATGCTGCAACTTGTGACAAGGAACAAAGGTGACCTTGGCATGGCCAGAGACCAGAGGAGCTGGAAGAGACAGCGTTTACCATGGTCCATGCACCTCCTCTCCCATCCCACCTCTGTGGGAGAAGTGCCACTTACCTGCAGCTGTGCGAAGCATACAGCATTACCCCAAAGGTGAACAGCAACACAGGAGGGCAAGCgctgaaaaggcagaaaagcacAAGTCGTTAAATGTACAGTGCAacaaactgaaatgagaaaggagaaggaatgaACAATAAAGGAAACAATTTCAAGAGACTAGACAAAACCAGGCAATCATGAAAGACGCTCTGAAACTGGACCATAAAAAGCAATACTACATGTAGAAGCTAAGCAAACGAACATGCCTGGCACGTAACCCTTCAGTAATCCCATGAACAATACAGACAAGGTGGTCACCTGCAGCAtggggagagagcagagcacaAACAAAAGGCATCAAAAGTTtgggttttgttatttttttccaaataggtTTAAGCCTTACTGATCCCTAAGGAAAGTAGTTCTCCGGATATGGTTTTAAGCTGTGCATACATGTAAAAAGATCTAGTGGCTCGTTAAAAAGCAAACGAACCAACCAACCCCGCTTGTGTGATGTAATatgaaacatttcataaaaaatCCACATCTTACCCCTTGTTACATAACTGGCATAGGCTGGCAGGATCATGGCAAATTAGGTCAAGCTGTACCCAGATGAGGGATTAGAAACAGAGTAGTTTAGAAATAGCTTAAGAAACAGACAGAGCTGGAACAGAAATGATACTGTTAGGTTACttcaaagagcaagaaaatagaACGGCATAGGCAATAACAAGTAATTCTTAACATCAAGCATGAGGCTCAGTCAGAATGAGATAAGCAAACGTACTACTGATAAACATCCTGCAGTTTTTCACAGCTTTAATAGAGCTGtaacattcattttcttggGCAGTAAATAATGgaagactgagaaagaaaacagcagtcaATAcattccccccgccccccaatAATTGCTACAAGTAAGCTGCACTGGCAAATTAAAGCCGAATGCCTTAAAGCCCAGGAAAGACACTTTCTTCACCTTTAGAAACTATTAGTATAGGAAAAGCAATAGTAGGAAGGTactaaataatataaatagCACGCAATTGCAGAGATAAAGCAGAACCAATTACCAGAACAGCCccagtctgaaaaagaaaggatttttctgaaaaggtgAAGATGCAACTTTAGGATTTTCAGATGCAAAACTTTGACCATGACCTGTGACTTATCATAAAATCCACCACAAAACCACATTAAAACAGGTATCTATTCAGATCAATAATATAGCAACAGGAAAAACTACATTTACATATTCTTCCAAAGCAGTGGATAAGTCTAATAAGTGCTTGTGGAATTTTAGGAACTCagatttccaaaggaaataaatatataccaATAAACACCAGCTATTTAGTGGTAATTAATAAAGGTGAATAATTTTAAACTCTCCCAGTAGACCATTTAAGAAGAGAGTGTTCTTCAAAAAATCATCCTGtctgaaggaagagaatgaCAGAATGAGAGATTTTCTCAAACTTTGAGAGAAATAGCTTGCTAAATAGCAGAGAGCGTGAGCTAGTTACAGTCTGTTTTGCAAGCCGTGGAATTTTGGCCAGTCAGCCACCAGCACCATCCCCGTAGGCTCCACTGCTTTGTTGTTACGTTCTGCATGTCTCCAGAGGTAATCCTTACCCTGCGGATTGCagcaaataataaaatcctGAGAATCGAGAACGAAAAATAATCAAGATCTTTGTGcacaaaatctgtaaaatacaaGAGTCTTGGAGAAGTAAACAGCTCAAGATACTCTGTTAACACTCTCATCTTTTGTTTCAGCTTGTAAATCTCTCTTCTAGCTGGTTGGTCAGATTTGTTTCAAGCTATCAAACCAAGTCTCATGtaagttttcttaaaaagagcattttcttaaaaatagcatttctgagACATACTACTGTAAAAGGATTCCAATAATGTTGTCCAGAAAAGCCATTTTGCCTCCTCGGAAATGCAGGGGTATTTTTTTACCAGGAAGAAGAGCAGCATTTTATTAGAAGActttaacaattatttttttttttttaagtatgcaTCTACGTGAAATTTCATTCTCACAAACATATTTGGAGACAGAAGCCTAAGAGTGGAAGGCTTGACAGTCCAACTGAGATGCATGAACCAAGCATCCTAAGATTATGAATCTCTTTCCAGCTCTACACCAAAGCAATCCTATGCAATTCCGGTAGCCATTGCTATGCAGCTCCCTACTCCCCTTTAAAAGTTGTTGCCTAGATTATActatcattacttttttttttttaacaatagaGAATCTAGTTGGAATGTGTGCAAAATACTGTTAACAGAGAATAAATGATTTAATCACTATTTCTTCTCTACTGCTGTTCTTCAAACTACAGATCTCTGCTTCTGCCTGCAAAAGTCAAATATATTATGCTTCATAAAGATAAGCACTTTTATTTATCCTTGTTACAATTTCCTTTTACTACTGTTACTGTAAATCTGTTTAGCTTCTGttgaaataatgatttattaCTGTTGTTCCAacatcttttctcctcctgtgcAATCTATTCGGACTGATTAGGCAAGAGAAAGTTTCTCAAACACATGCAATCTAACAGAGGAAACAAAC carries:
- the TIMM9 gene encoding mitochondrial import inner membrane translocase subunit Tim9, producing MAGQISESDQIKQFKEFLGTYNKITETCFLDCVKDFTSREVKPEEMTCSEHCLQKYLKMTQRISMRFQEYHIQQNEALAAKAGLLGQPR